The following are encoded together in the Thalassomonas haliotis genome:
- a CDS encoding TetR/AcrR family transcriptional regulator encodes MAPAPKFSMQEQEQMILDAAEKSIENSSLLDFTMSAIAKGAGLSMGSIYKHVQSKEDVLIALAANMYANEAAMYHTVLTLPLTMPEKIIATNLIDRSKVQTYSFEGQLDNLVSSAALLKRGSPMWLERMRSNSKKIELEFDQLFSGAAQSGEFISGMAAVEEIGLLLWSLTAGYFQLVRQHQSLLQGDNAVAGGAFVAIAPDAPHIRGLKRILNAYEWQQPLTQQGIEKACRLLEDIRFR; translated from the coding sequence ATGGCGCCCGCCCCCAAATTCAGTATGCAGGAACAAGAGCAAATGATCTTGGATGCAGCAGAAAAAAGCATTGAAAACAGCTCGTTGCTTGATTTTACCATGTCCGCTATCGCCAAGGGCGCCGGACTGTCAATGGGCTCGATATATAAACATGTGCAAAGCAAAGAAGATGTGCTGATCGCCCTGGCGGCCAATATGTATGCCAATGAAGCGGCCATGTATCACACTGTGTTGACCTTGCCTTTGACTATGCCGGAAAAGATCATTGCCACTAACCTTATCGACCGCAGCAAGGTACAAACCTACAGTTTTGAAGGCCAACTGGATAATCTGGTGAGCAGCGCGGCGTTATTAAAGCGCGGCTCCCCGATGTGGCTTGAGCGTATGAGAAGCAACAGCAAGAAAATTGAACTGGAGTTTGACCAGTTATTTTCGGGGGCCGCCCAAAGCGGTGAATTTATCAGCGGTATGGCAGCGGTAGAAGAAATCGGCTTGTTGCTGTGGTCGTTAACCGCGGGTTATTTCCAGCTGGTACGCCAGCATCAAAGTTTATTGCAGGGAGATAATGCCGTTGCCGGCGGGGCGTTTGTGGCGATAGCGCCGGATGCCCCCCATATACGCGGACTGAAAAGAATATTAAACGCCTATGAGTGGCAGCAGCCATTGACGCAGCAGGGAATTGAAAAAGCCTGTCGTTTGCTTGAAGACATTCGTTTTAGGTAA
- a CDS encoding efflux RND transporter periplasmic adaptor subunit encodes MDQAKAEVEIAQSELAVLKATIAKKQVYAPFTARVGIHNLEVGQYLDNNTKITELIGVYDYTWVDFSLPQTYGELALATQVDISTIADNGQVFEAEIIAVDPQLSSSSRQLKYRAQFAKTSGFLKPNTLVTVTAPVAKARELVAISDLAITRDHLGEYVFVLQDEGNNSYRAKRQKVVLGDRRGDKVMVTDGLAPGTLIATKGAFKLRPGLKVFISDENAEMSAGNNSAAETAL; translated from the coding sequence GTGGATCAGGCCAAAGCCGAAGTTGAGATCGCACAATCTGAGCTGGCGGTATTAAAAGCCACTATCGCAAAGAAACAAGTTTACGCGCCCTTTACCGCCCGTGTCGGTATCCATAATCTGGAAGTGGGGCAATACCTTGATAACAACACCAAGATCACTGAGCTGATCGGCGTTTATGACTATACCTGGGTGGACTTCAGCTTGCCTCAGACCTATGGTGAGCTTGCTTTGGCCACCCAGGTGGATATCAGCACCATAGCCGATAACGGCCAGGTTTTTGAGGCGGAAATTATTGCCGTAGATCCCCAGCTGTCCAGCAGTTCAAGACAATTGAAATACCGGGCGCAATTTGCCAAAACCTCGGGTTTCTTAAAGCCTAATACTTTAGTGACTGTTACCGCTCCGGTGGCAAAAGCCCGCGAGCTGGTGGCGATTTCCGATCTGGCCATAACCCGGGATCATTTGGGTGAATATGTCTTTGTTCTGCAGGATGAGGGCAATAACAGTTACCGGGCCAAGCGCCAGAAAGTGGTGCTGGGAGATCGCCGTGGCGACAAGGTAATGGTAACAGACGGCCTGGCGCCGGGTACCCTGATCGCAACCAAAGGTGCATTTAAACTCAGGCCCGGCCTTAAAGTTTTCATCAGCGATGAAAATGCTGAAATGAGTGCAGGAAATAATAGCGCCGCTGAAACCGCCTTATAA
- a CDS encoding flagellar assembly protein T N-terminal domain-containing protein has protein sequence MLPAYIRLLCLALAFLFPFAASGQWYQGSAQVAVKGFDFDEIRTTAIKRAITNASFQASSYINAEEIVLDGLLQSSKSAIRSEGRLRRVEILSETVRDDMLTVEVRVDFEPLMTCGGDEYRKSLVIAQMPLLNAAQGANGGMFNIGTHVSKRFEQQLLAQENVAVGQLLNQAFLPHNSMQQIDYREAAETARYLAGEYASQFILFGFIRDISLFEQVKDQLIFDDVKLRRNFTMQIYLFDGIRGSILMQKEYHGESDWLFAAHETVDTYNSLFWRSDYGRMMLNTINSAVTDIDDALKCQQSLAQVISKGEHELVINMGNKHGLKAKDEFRLMKYRLLVGANGQSLPLLSANEQRFFTVSRVDSQSAVLTSASASLLKNSHLFDFVSPKPQ, from the coding sequence ATGTTGCCTGCGTATATCCGATTGTTATGCCTTGCGCTAGCCTTTCTTTTCCCGTTTGCGGCTAGCGGCCAGTGGTACCAGGGCAGCGCGCAGGTGGCGGTGAAAGGCTTTGATTTTGATGAAATCCGCACTACCGCGATCAAAAGGGCGATCACCAATGCCTCGTTCCAGGCCAGCAGTTATATCAATGCCGAGGAAATTGTGCTGGACGGTTTATTGCAAAGCAGTAAATCCGCGATACGCAGCGAAGGCCGGCTCAGGCGGGTGGAAATTCTCAGTGAAACCGTGCGCGATGATATGTTAACGGTAGAAGTGCGGGTGGATTTCGAACCCCTGATGACTTGCGGCGGCGATGAATACCGCAAAAGCCTGGTGATTGCCCAGATGCCCTTGCTTAATGCCGCGCAGGGGGCCAATGGCGGCATGTTTAATATCGGCACTCATGTCAGTAAAAGATTTGAGCAGCAGCTGCTGGCACAGGAAAATGTTGCCGTCGGCCAGCTGCTGAACCAGGCTTTTCTGCCCCATAACAGCATGCAGCAAATCGACTACCGGGAAGCGGCGGAAACCGCCCGTTATCTGGCGGGAGAATATGCCAGCCAGTTTATCCTGTTTGGTTTTATCCGGGATATCAGTTTATTTGAGCAGGTAAAAGATCAGCTGATCTTTGATGACGTCAAACTCAGGCGCAATTTTACCATGCAGATTTACCTGTTCGACGGTATCCGCGGCAGCATCCTGATGCAAAAAGAATATCATGGTGAAAGCGACTGGTTATTTGCCGCCCATGAAACCGTAGATACCTATAACAGCCTGTTCTGGCGCAGCGATTACGGCCGTATGATGCTCAATACCATTAACAGTGCGGTGACAGATATTGACGATGCCTTAAAGTGTCAGCAAAGCCTGGCACAGGTGATCAGCAAGGGAGAGCATGAGCTGGTGATCAATATGGGCAACAAGCATGGCTTAAAGGCCAAGGATGAGTTCAGGCTGATGAAATACCGCTTGCTGGTCGGCGCCAACGGGCAAAGCCTGCCGCTGTTATCCGCCAATGAACAGAGGTTTTTCACAGTTTCCCGGGTGGACAGCCAAAGTGCGGTATTAACCAGCGCCAGTGCCAGCTTGCTCAAGAACAGCCATTTATTCGATTTTGTCAGCCCTAAACCCCAATAA
- a CDS encoding protein-L-isoaspartate(D-aspartate) O-methyltransferase: protein MKVNLLLIGVLIIATLADTSDLYRLDRQQMVDTIIYEVAETADYTGREVLAPKVIRALLTVPRHEFVPQPMRQQAYINSPLPIGHNQTISQPYIVAIMTELIDPQPEHKVLEIGTGSGYQAGVLSRLVSQVYTIEIIAELASTAKSTLARLEYNNVHVRAGDGYLGWPEQAPFDSIIVTAGGEIPEQLLKQLKPGGTMIIPVGGFYETQYLTLITKDDKGQIFKRKILPVRFVPLINSQQQD from the coding sequence ATGAAAGTGAACCTTTTACTTATCGGAGTACTGATCATCGCAACCCTGGCCGACACCAGCGACCTTTATCGGCTGGACAGGCAACAGATGGTGGATACCATCATTTATGAAGTTGCCGAAACCGCTGATTATACCGGCAGGGAGGTTTTGGCTCCAAAGGTGATCCGGGCCTTACTTACCGTACCCAGGCATGAATTTGTCCCCCAGCCGATGCGCCAGCAGGCCTATATCAACAGTCCTTTGCCAATCGGTCATAACCAGACAATTTCCCAACCTTATATCGTCGCCATCATGACAGAGTTGATCGACCCGCAGCCGGAGCATAAGGTACTGGAAATAGGCACCGGCTCGGGCTACCAGGCAGGGGTATTATCCCGCCTGGTCAGCCAGGTATATACCATAGAAATCATTGCCGAACTGGCCAGCACAGCAAAAAGCACCCTGGCACGCCTGGAATATAATAATGTCCATGTACGTGCAGGTGACGGTTATCTCGGCTGGCCGGAGCAGGCGCCGTTCGACAGCATAATCGTTACCGCCGGCGGAGAAATCCCGGAGCAGTTACTGAAACAGTTGAAACCCGGCGGCACTATGATCATTCCCGTAGGCGGTTTCTATGAAACCCAGTACCTGACCCTGATCACCAAAGATGATAAGGGACAGATCTTCAAACGCAAGATTCTGCCGGTACGCTTTGTGCCTTTAATTAACAGCCAGCAACAGGATTAA
- a CDS encoding flagellar basal body L-ring protein FlgH → MKNRIFILALLNSLLFACSTTGELDKEVISDSPTNPKVSQRPANKQSDEVMPDAPAYRPIRGSQIEVVQLPTGSLFNPRRAIGLYQPSSHYQVGDMILIRLEEKTTAKKSLDYKTDKNGHFELQPVTFNAGNIQVGDNDLSAEFEQENTFDSSAQTKQNNSLTGDITVSVRELLPNGNLIVSGEKWLTLNTGDEYIRFSGQIRASDIDSDNSISSVKVGNARIEYSGKGEQQSNQEKSLLGKLFGILE, encoded by the coding sequence ATGAAAAACCGGATTTTTATACTTGCCCTGTTAAACAGTTTGTTATTTGCCTGTAGTACGACCGGCGAACTGGATAAAGAGGTGATCAGTGACAGCCCCACTAACCCTAAGGTCAGCCAGCGCCCGGCGAATAAACAAAGCGATGAAGTGATGCCGGATGCGCCCGCCTACCGGCCGATCAGGGGCAGCCAGATAGAGGTAGTACAACTGCCGACCGGATCTTTGTTTAATCCCCGCCGGGCAATAGGCCTGTATCAGCCCAGCAGCCATTACCAGGTGGGGGATATGATTTTGATCCGCCTGGAGGAGAAAACCACGGCGAAAAAGTCGCTGGATTATAAAACCGATAAAAACGGTCATTTTGAACTGCAGCCGGTGACTTTCAATGCCGGCAATATTCAGGTCGGCGACAATGATTTAAGCGCCGAATTCGAGCAGGAAAATACTTTTGACAGCTCGGCGCAAACCAAGCAAAATAATTCCCTGACCGGCGATATCACAGTCTCTGTGCGTGAACTTTTGCCCAACGGTAACTTGATTGTCAGCGGGGAAAAATGGCTCACCCTAAATACCGGCGATGAATATATCCGCTTCTCCGGGCAAATCCGGGCCAGCGATATCGATAGCGATAATTCCATCAGTTCGGTTAAGGTCGGCAATGCCCGTATCGAATACAGCGGCAAAGGAGAGCAGCAGAGCAACCAGGAAAAATCCCTGCTGGGTAAATTATTCGGTATCCTGGAATAG
- a CDS encoding SapC family protein has translation MAKMVPVKKEQHQNLKVAAKRDLSHVANQHIVPVNAVEFAQAATSFPVVIVKDPDSKRFRSVAMLGLETGENLYYNQEKWNAIFVPQSIGMVPFALGLDPEKEKTLTACIDVDSAFVGEDKENALFDEKGEETEFLKKIQESLGRLYDNEVASERFIQELVDNDLLQELELNMSLVSGEKKKLVGIFTVHEKKLQELSDEKVVDFHKRGLFVPLHAMLGSIAQVNRLVQLRNESSDNKINGIQISPVGAEEK, from the coding sequence ATGGCTAAAATGGTTCCAGTAAAAAAAGAGCAACATCAAAATTTAAAAGTGGCGGCAAAGCGTGATTTATCTCATGTTGCTAACCAGCATATCGTGCCGGTAAATGCGGTTGAGTTTGCCCAGGCGGCAACCAGCTTCCCTGTCGTTATTGTAAAAGACCCAGATTCTAAGCGTTTCCGCTCTGTAGCTATGTTAGGTTTGGAAACCGGCGAAAACCTGTATTACAACCAGGAAAAATGGAACGCGATTTTTGTTCCACAAAGCATAGGCATGGTGCCTTTCGCTTTAGGTCTGGATCCTGAAAAAGAAAAAACCCTGACCGCTTGTATCGATGTCGACAGTGCCTTTGTTGGTGAAGATAAAGAAAATGCCTTGTTTGATGAAAAAGGTGAAGAAACTGAATTCTTGAAAAAAATTCAGGAATCTCTGGGTCGCTTATATGACAATGAAGTGGCTTCTGAAAGATTCATCCAGGAGCTGGTAGACAATGATCTGCTGCAAGAACTTGAACTGAACATGTCATTGGTCAGCGGCGAGAAGAAAAAGCTGGTAGGCATCTTCACGGTTCATGAGAAGAAATTACAAGAACTGAGCGATGAAAAAGTTGTCGACTTCCACAAGCGTGGCTTATTCGTACCTCTACACGCTATGTTAGGTTCTATTGCCCAGGTTAACCGTCTGGTGCAATTACGCAACGAAAGCTCAGACAATAAAATCAACGGCATCCAGATCAGCCCGGTTGGCGCTGAAGAGAAATAA
- a CDS encoding biotin/lipoyl-binding protein, which translates to MNIRRWVITLVMLLLSVAGIFGYKESLNLARAQQGQGMPEPSATVVAELAQTVSYQANTKVSGEVQAYKQLELNNELAGKISKLNLISGSRVEAGDLLLELDHSEESARVIGLKARLELNRHTYKRYLRLQKITKSVTSWWIRPKPKLRSHNLSWRY; encoded by the coding sequence ATGAATATTCGTCGCTGGGTTATTACCCTGGTTATGCTGCTGCTTAGCGTAGCTGGCATATTTGGTTATAAAGAGTCGCTCAACCTTGCCCGTGCGCAACAGGGGCAAGGTATGCCGGAGCCGTCGGCCACTGTTGTTGCCGAGCTTGCGCAAACGGTGAGTTATCAGGCAAATACTAAGGTCAGCGGGGAAGTACAGGCCTATAAGCAGCTGGAATTAAATAATGAGCTGGCGGGCAAAATCAGCAAACTTAACCTGATCTCCGGCAGCCGGGTAGAGGCCGGCGATTTGTTATTAGAGCTGGATCACAGCGAAGAAAGCGCCCGGGTGATCGGGCTAAAAGCGCGTTTGGAATTAAATCGCCATACCTATAAGCGTTACCTGAGGTTGCAAAAAATAACGAAATCAGTGACGAGCTGGTGGATCAGGCCAAAGCCGAAGTTGAGATCGCACAATCTGAGCTGGCGGTATTAA
- a CDS encoding efflux RND transporter permease subunit, protein MLEVNQPGQEKTSVMDIFVHRPVVALVLSIIICLAGLWAVTKIPVLQFPKIESSSLVISTNYTGASASVVQGFVSEPIERVAASVPGVEYVDSVTNSGHSTVTAWLKLNENSTHALAELNARLSQIRFELPPGAEDPVVSVSRTDRPFAVFYLNVHAKDISRSELTDYLTRQVNPIINGIEGVQRVGIEGGRTPAMRVWLDADRLSVFNLSAEEVYNALAANNTIATLGYSENDRQRIDIIANSQLSKVSEFERLVVKKIDNAVVYLKDVAKVELGAEEASVTARLDKEDTVYISVWPLPGANEIAIGDRLYQVLDEVNASLPSGMLIDFAYDGTLYMRDALKEIFSTLTETVVLVGLVVLMLMGSFRSALVPLITIPISILGAVAAMSAMGFSLNLLTVLAIVLSVGLVVDDAIVVVENVARFMRQGMSRTRAALLSSRQLLVPIIAMTLTLAAVYAPIGFLSGLTGVLFKEFAFTLAIAVIISGVVAVTLSPIMSAYVSPKGGEEGWLTARVNGIFERVQLKYAAILARAFHWQGQIFLVALVVSLLVIPFYLFSAKELAPIEDQSSINVVVQAPPESSLSYNVGEMQQVVADLLEVEGGTHMWQIVQNSGGFGGLELVPSNERDFSPQQKLPEVYGRLSGIAGLDLLPILPGSLPTAGQFEIELVVKSSDPYEKMKAYADQLVGAAFQSGKFLFADTDLKIDLPQIELKLNREKIADLGMNISTVSDQLGILLSSNYVNRFDANGKAYRVIPIVGDEVRSKPESILNLTLKLPGGELIPVSAIAELKWLTGPRKLGTFGQQKSFRIYGGVLPGTTKEEALSTLEAAAAEILPPSYSLDYAGESRQLRKEGNTLLAVLAVSLLIVYLVLAVQFNSFRDPLVVLLGCVPLALSGALLLPYLELTTINIYSQIGLITLIGLIAKNGILIVEFANHMQEQGMDKLAAVTEAATTRLRPILMTTAATVLGHFPLVLVSGAGAEARNSIGIILVAGMLIGTIFTLFVLPAFYLWLAQERAETPVAAVALTPDMAA, encoded by the coding sequence ATGTTAGAAGTTAATCAGCCGGGGCAGGAGAAAACCTCGGTTATGGATATTTTTGTCCATCGCCCTGTGGTCGCTCTGGTCTTGTCGATTATTATCTGTTTGGCGGGCCTGTGGGCGGTAACCAAGATCCCGGTATTGCAGTTTCCGAAAATTGAAAGTTCCTCCCTGGTGATCAGCACTAACTATACCGGTGCCTCCGCCAGTGTGGTGCAGGGTTTTGTCAGTGAGCCGATAGAAAGGGTTGCCGCCAGTGTGCCCGGGGTGGAGTATGTCGACTCCGTCACCAATTCAGGCCACAGTACCGTGACGGCCTGGCTCAAGCTTAATGAAAACAGCACCCATGCCCTGGCGGAGTTAAATGCGAGATTAAGCCAGATACGTTTCGAGTTGCCGCCGGGGGCGGAAGATCCCGTGGTGTCGGTGAGCCGTACCGACCGGCCGTTTGCGGTTTTCTATCTCAATGTCCATGCCAAAGATATCAGCCGCTCCGAGCTGACGGATTATCTTACCCGCCAGGTCAACCCTATTATCAATGGTATTGAAGGGGTGCAAAGAGTGGGTATCGAAGGGGGCAGGACCCCGGCGATGCGAGTGTGGCTCGATGCCGATCGCCTGTCGGTGTTTAACCTCAGCGCCGAAGAAGTCTATAACGCCCTGGCGGCCAACAATACCATTGCCACCTTAGGCTACAGCGAAAATGATCGTCAGCGCATTGATATTATTGCCAATAGCCAGTTATCGAAAGTCAGTGAATTTGAACGCCTGGTAGTGAAAAAAATCGATAATGCGGTGGTTTATCTTAAAGACGTGGCCAAAGTGGAATTAGGAGCGGAAGAAGCCAGCGTGACCGCCCGCCTGGATAAGGAAGATACTGTGTATATTTCCGTCTGGCCCCTGCCCGGCGCCAATGAAATTGCCATCGGCGATCGTTTGTACCAGGTGCTGGATGAAGTGAATGCTTCTTTACCGTCGGGCATGTTGATTGATTTTGCCTATGACGGCACTCTGTATATGCGCGATGCGTTAAAAGAAATCTTTTCTACCCTGACCGAAACCGTAGTGCTGGTGGGCCTGGTGGTGCTTATGTTGATGGGCTCGTTCAGAAGTGCCCTGGTGCCTTTGATCACTATTCCTATTTCTATTTTAGGGGCGGTGGCGGCCATGTCGGCGATGGGTTTTTCATTAAACCTGTTAACTGTGCTGGCAATTGTGTTATCGGTCGGTTTAGTGGTGGACGATGCCATAGTTGTGGTGGAAAACGTTGCCCGCTTTATGCGCCAGGGCATGTCGCGGACCCGGGCGGCCCTGCTCAGCTCACGCCAGCTGCTGGTGCCTATTATTGCCATGACCCTGACCTTAGCTGCCGTTTATGCCCCGATAGGCTTTTTATCCGGTTTAACCGGGGTCTTGTTTAAGGAATTTGCCTTTACCCTGGCAATTGCCGTGATCATTTCCGGGGTGGTGGCGGTGACGCTTTCGCCGATCATGAGTGCTTATGTTTCTCCCAAAGGCGGGGAAGAAGGCTGGTTAACCGCCAGGGTTAACGGCATCTTCGAACGGGTACAGCTTAAATATGCCGCCATACTGGCGCGGGCTTTCCACTGGCAGGGACAGATTTTCCTGGTGGCCCTGGTGGTTTCCCTGCTGGTGATCCCGTTTTACCTGTTTTCGGCGAAAGAACTGGCACCGATTGAAGATCAAAGCAGCATCAATGTCGTGGTCCAGGCGCCGCCTGAGTCCTCCCTGAGTTACAATGTCGGCGAGATGCAGCAGGTGGTTGCCGATCTGCTGGAGGTAGAAGGCGGCACCCATATGTGGCAAATCGTGCAGAACTCCGGCGGTTTCGGCGGCCTGGAACTGGTGCCCAGCAATGAGCGGGACTTTAGCCCGCAGCAAAAACTGCCGGAAGTCTATGGCCGTTTATCCGGTATTGCCGGGTTAGATTTATTGCCGATCTTGCCGGGCTCTTTGCCGACTGCCGGCCAGTTTGAAATCGAGCTGGTGGTGAAATCCAGCGATCCCTATGAGAAAATGAAAGCGTATGCCGACCAGCTGGTGGGCGCTGCTTTCCAGAGTGGTAAGTTTCTTTTTGCCGATACCGATCTGAAAATAGATTTGCCGCAGATCGAGTTAAAGCTCAACCGGGAGAAAATAGCCGATCTCGGCATGAATATTTCAACCGTGAGTGATCAGCTCGGCATCCTGCTTTCCAGCAATTATGTCAACCGTTTTGATGCCAACGGCAAGGCGTACCGGGTGATCCCTATTGTCGGCGACGAGGTGCGCAGCAAACCGGAAAGTATTTTAAACCTTACCCTGAAATTGCCCGGCGGCGAGCTGATCCCTGTTTCTGCGATCGCCGAGTTGAAATGGCTTACCGGGCCGAGAAAATTAGGTACTTTCGGGCAACAAAAGTCGTTCCGTATTTATGGCGGTGTACTGCCCGGCACCACCAAGGAAGAGGCGCTGTCGACCCTGGAAGCGGCGGCGGCAGAAATCTTACCGCCCTCCTACAGCCTGGATTATGCCGGTGAATCGCGTCAGTTAAGAAAAGAGGGCAACACTTTGCTGGCGGTACTGGCGGTATCCCTGCTGATTGTTTACCTGGTGTTGGCGGTGCAGTTTAACAGTTTCCGCGATCCGCTGGTGGTCTTGCTCGGTTGTGTACCGCTGGCATTATCCGGTGCCCTGTTATTGCCTTATCTCGAGCTGACCACCATAAATATCTATTCCCAGATAGGCTTGATCACTTTGATCGGCCTGATAGCGAAAAACGGTATCCTGATCGTCGAATTTGCCAATCATATGCAGGAACAAGGCATGGATAAACTGGCGGCGGTGACGGAAGCGGCCACCACGCGTTTACGTCCTATCCTGATGACCACGGCGGCGACAGTACTGGGGCATTTCCCGCTGGTCTTGGTAAGCGGCGCCGGCGCCGAAGCCCGTAACAGTATCGGTATTATTCTGGTGGCGGGTATGCTGATAGGCACGATATTTACCTTATTTGTGCTGCCGGCCTTTTATCTGTGGCTGGCGCAAGAGCGCGCTGAAACTCCCGTGGCGGCGGTTGCTTTAACGCCGGACATGGCGGCCTAG
- the yjjG gene encoding pyrimidine 5'-nucleotidase, with protein sequence MKYQWILFDADETLFHFDAYQGLKLMFSRFDIDFSRDDFNHYQTVNKPLWDDYQDGKKTAHQVQNIRFQSWAEKLDVSTQTLNSEFLNAMADICSLLPGARELIQTLEGKVNMGIITNGFTELQSIRLERTGLKDTFYPLIISEQVGTAKPDVAIFEHAFDLMDNPAKEQILMVGDNPHSDILGGLNAGIDTCWLNRHNQDKPDGIDPHYQVTSLLELQQLLTQDLIRG encoded by the coding sequence ATGAAATACCAATGGATACTCTTTGACGCCGATGAAACCCTGTTTCATTTCGATGCCTACCAGGGCTTAAAATTGATGTTTTCCCGTTTCGATATTGATTTTTCCCGTGATGACTTTAACCATTACCAAACCGTCAACAAGCCGCTGTGGGATGATTACCAGGACGGGAAAAAAACCGCCCATCAGGTGCAAAACATCCGCTTCCAGAGCTGGGCGGAAAAACTCGATGTCAGCACACAAACCCTCAACAGCGAATTTCTCAATGCCATGGCGGATATCTGCTCCTTATTGCCCGGCGCCCGGGAACTCATCCAGACGCTGGAAGGTAAAGTTAATATGGGCATCATTACCAACGGCTTTACCGAACTGCAAAGCATACGCCTGGAGCGCACCGGGTTAAAAGATACCTTTTATCCGCTGATCATCTCCGAACAGGTGGGCACGGCCAAGCCGGATGTCGCCATCTTCGAACATGCCTTCGACCTGATGGATAACCCGGCAAAAGAACAGATACTTATGGTGGGAGATAACCCCCATTCCGATATTCTCGGCGGCCTGAATGCCGGTATCGATACCTGCTGGCTTAACCGCCATAACCAGGACAAGCCCGACGGCATAGATCCCCACTATCAGGTGACTTCACTGCTGGAACTGCAGCAACTATTAACACAGGATTTAATCCGTGGCTAA
- a CDS encoding EamA family transporter, whose product MLALFAVSLLWAFSFGLIKGELTGIPPALVAFIRLGFCFILFMPLALMAKKYRPNLRLVLLGSIQFGVMYLAYIASYQYLPGYLVAVFTIFTPLYVMLFDALLTRRFNAILLLPVLLSIFATAVIVFKMPDSGQVITGFAILQLANLAFAFGQVAYKHYCATLTSPHKVNMASMYLGAMLLTALAALPQTIGSDIVISERQWAVLVYLGLIASGLGFFLWNLGARQVSAPLLAIMNNAYVPLAVLLALTLFNESAEITRLLVGGGLILASLYWAQQITQRQQNKVD is encoded by the coding sequence TTGCTGGCATTATTTGCAGTATCACTGCTCTGGGCGTTTTCTTTCGGTTTAATCAAAGGGGAACTCACCGGCATCCCCCCGGCGCTGGTGGCTTTTATCCGCCTGGGCTTTTGCTTTATCCTGTTTATGCCGCTGGCGTTAATGGCAAAAAAATATCGCCCCAACCTGCGCCTGGTACTGCTGGGCAGCATACAGTTTGGTGTAATGTATCTCGCCTATATCGCCTCTTACCAGTATTTACCCGGCTACCTGGTAGCGGTTTTTACCATCTTCACCCCTTTATATGTGATGCTTTTCGATGCCCTGTTGACCAGGCGTTTCAACGCCATCTTGCTGCTGCCGGTATTGTTATCCATCTTTGCCACCGCAGTAATAGTATTTAAAATGCCGGATTCCGGCCAGGTGATCACAGGTTTTGCTATTTTACAACTGGCCAACCTGGCCTTTGCTTTTGGCCAGGTGGCTTATAAACACTATTGTGCCACCTTAACCAGCCCGCACAAAGTCAATATGGCTTCCATGTACCTGGGAGCTATGCTGTTAACGGCGCTGGCGGCACTTCCCCAGACCATAGGCAGCGATATAGTGATCAGCGAACGCCAGTGGGCGGTACTGGTTTATCTCGGCCTGATCGCTTCGGGCCTGGGGTTTTTCCTGTGGAACCTGGGAGCGAGGCAGGTTTCCGCGCCTTTGCTGGCCATCATGAATAATGCCTATGTGCCGCTGGCAGTTTTACTGGCCCTGACCTTGTTTAACGAAAGTGCCGAAATCACCCGGCTGCTTGTCGGCGGGGGCTTAATCCTGGCCAGCCTGTATTGGGCACAACAAATCACCCAAAGGCAGCAAAATAAGGTAGACTGA
- a CDS encoding helix-turn-helix transcriptional regulator gives MEQIKNVDAILAQLKNRGPMTSGSLADILDMTSMGARQHLLRLEKQQLVSSFSQRAIVGRPKKLWQLTAKAHAKFPDRHADLTLHLIDSVKVIYGDSGLDKLISVREEKIVVLYKTLLDKCEDLAGKVAALAHQRCEEGYMATVESVNDHAFLLIENHCPICSAAKSCQNFCRSELAIFQRSFGDDYLVERQDYLLNGDRRCSYKISTIAR, from the coding sequence ATGGAACAGATAAAAAATGTTGATGCCATTTTGGCACAGTTGAAAAACCGGGGACCCATGACCTCGGGCAGTTTAGCCGACATCCTGGATATGACCAGTATGGGCGCGCGTCAGCATCTGTTACGCCTGGAAAAGCAACAACTGGTTTCTTCCTTCTCCCAAAGAGCCATCGTCGGCAGGCCGAAAAAACTGTGGCAACTCACCGCTAAGGCCCATGCAAAATTCCCCGACCGTCATGCGGATTTAACCCTGCACCTGATTGATTCCGTGAAAGTGATTTATGGCGACAGCGGCCTGGATAAGCTGATCAGCGTCAGGGAAGAGAAAATAGTCGTCCTATATAAAACCTTGCTTGATAAATGCGAAGACTTAGCCGGAAAAGTCGCGGCATTAGCCCATCAACGCTGCGAAGAAGGCTATATGGCGACGGTGGAGTCCGTTAACGACCATGCGTTTCTTTTAATAGAAAACCACTGCCCTATTTGCAGCGCTGCCAAGTCCTGCCAAAACTTTTGCCGCTCTGAGCTGGCTATTTTTCAACGCAGTTTCGGCGACGATTATCTGGTAGAGCGCCAGGATTACCTGTTAAACGGCGACCGCCGCTGCAGCTACAAGATCTCAACTATTGCCCGCTAA